Part of the Subtercola frigoramans genome, CGGCACCGAAGTCGAGCGCGAAGTGGTGCGGGCGCTCATGCTGCTGCGACTCTCCACGCTGGCCACCGGTCGCACCGGGGTGCGCCCCCTCGTCGCAGAGGCATATGCCGCCGCGCTCAACGCCGGCATCACCCCGATCCTCGGTGAGTACGGGAGCCTCGGATGCTCGGGAGACCTGTCTCCGCTGGCACACTGTGCGCTCATGATCATGGGCGAAGGCGACGTGCGTGACGCCGAGGGAATCGCCATGCCCGCGAGTGAGGCTCTGGCCGCGGCGGGTGTGAACTCGGTGTCGCTGCGGGAGAAGGAGGGCCTTGCGCTGATCAACGGCACCGACGGCATGCTCGGCATGCTCGTGCTGGCCATCACCGACCTGCGCAGGCTCGTGACGCTCGCCGACATCGCCGCGGCGATGAGCATCGAAGGTCTCCGGGGCACTGACGCGGTCTTCGCCGCCGACCTGCAGGCTCTGCGGCCGCATCCTGGGCAGGCTGCGAGCGCCGCCAACATGCGTGCCGTCCTCGCCGGCAGCCCGATCATCGCCGAGGGCGCAGAATCCTTCCTCCGGGTGCAGGATGCCTATTCGCTCCGCTGCGCACCGCAGGTGCACGGTGCCGTGCGCGACACCCTCGAGCACGCCGCCGTCGTGGCGGGGCGGGAACTCGAGAGTGCCGTCGACAATCCCGTCGTCACGCTCGACGGGCGCGTGGAATCGAACGGCAATTTCCACGGGGCACCGCTCGGCTACGTGCTTGACTTCATCGCCATCGCGGTGGCCGACCTGGCCTCGATCTCCGAACGGCGTACCGATCGCTCGCTCGACCCGGCCCGGAGCCACGGCCTTCCGCCGTTCCTGGCTGGTGATCCCGGCGTGGATTCCGGCCTGATGATCGCCCAGTACACCCAGGCGGCGATCGTGAGTGAGCTGAAGCGCCTGGCTGTGCCCGCCAGCGTGGATTCGATCCCCTCCAGCGCGATGCAAGAGGACCACGTGTCGATGGGATGGTCGGCCGCCCGCAAACTCCGCCGAGCGATCGACGGAGCCCAGAGGGTCATCGCCATCGAGTTGCTCACGGCATCCCGAGCCATCGACCTGCGATCTCCTGCGCTCCCGGGCCCCGTGAGTGCAGCCGTGGTCGCCCGTATCCGCGAGCGCGTCGCGGGGCCGGGCCCCGACCGCTTTCTCGCCCCAGACATCGCCGCACTCGTTGAACTGGTGGTCTCAGACGCGATCCTCGACGCGGCCTCCGGCGCCGCCGAACTCGTATGACCGGGCCGACATCGGGCTGGTCTGCACGCACCCTCTCGGCGCAGCTGCCCGCACCTCGAGCCGCGCTCGCTGCGATTCCCGCGTACTCCTCCGCCCCGGCGAGCGCAGTTCCCGTTTCGATACGCGCGTCGTCGAACGAAGCGCCAGATGGCGTGTCGAGCCTGGTGAAGGCGGCGGTGCTCGCCCGCCTGGAGACGGCGAACCGGTATCCGCTCCTGGGTGCCACCGAGGTCGCCCGGGCCATCGCCGATCACCTCGGCGCAGACGAATCCGAGGTCGCTGTCGCAGACGGTTCGCTCTCGCTGCTCAACTATCTGCTCCTGGCGTACTGCACGCCGGGTTCGACGGTGGTGGCCGCCTGGCGAAGCTACGAGGCTTACCCGATCTGCATCCGCACGGCTGGTGCAGAGCCGGTCCTGGTGCCGAACACCCCCGACGGAGGCCACGACCTCGACGCGATGGCGGCCGCGGTGAACGCCTCCACAGCAGCCGTGATCGTGTGCACACCGAACAATCCGACGGGTGTCGCCCTGACGCACACCGCGATCATAAGGTTCCTCGCGCAGGTGCCGCCGCGCGTGCTGGTGGTGCTCGACGAGGCCTACCTCGACTTCGACGACTCCGCCGACCCGCCGCGCAGTCGTGAACTGCTCGCCGCACATGCGAATCTGGCGGTGCTCCGAACCTTCTCGAAGGCCTACGGGCTGGCGGGCCTGCGAATGGGATACGTCGTTGCCCATCCGAAGGTCATCGGTTCCCTGCGCAAGGTGCTCCCGCCGTTTCCCGTCAGCGCCCTGACCGCCGCCGCCGCTGTGGCTGCCATCGGCGACCAGGCCTATCGGGAAGCGATCGTGTGCGCCGTGATCGACCAGCGCGCAGCGCTTGTCAGGATGCTCGACCAGCGTGGAGTCGCGCACACCGACTCCCGGTCGAACTTCGTCTGGCTCCCCCTCGGAGACGCGAGCCAGACGCTCGGGGCGCTTTGCGCCGAGCGCGGAATGAGCACGCGCGTATTCGCCGGCGAGGGAATCCGGGTCTCGCTGGGCGAGCCTGGCCTGCTCGAGGCTTTCACCGACGCCATAGACGCCCTGCTGGGCGACGTTACTGCGGCCTGATCGAGGCGACAGCAACGACGCCGGTTCCCCTGATGGCGACCGTGCCGCCGAAGATCGTGTCTCCGAACGCCAGTGGCGCACCGAGCGCTGAGAGCGAGCCGTCGAGTACGACAATGGCGACGGTATCGGCGGGCGACTCGTAGCGGCCGTCGACCTTGACCGCTTCGAGCACCGGTGTGCCCGTGCCGTGCCGCACCATGAGGTTCAGGTCGTGACCGTCGGGGCCTCCCGCCACGGAGACCGCTGCCTCGCCGCCGAACGTGAGCACCTCGTACTGGGCGAGCGACACGGCCGAGCCGTCGACGACGAGATCCAGGCCTTCGGTGGCGAGAACCATGAGCGCCCTGTCGATGCCGGGGAGCGGGGAGAAGGGTGCTGCCGCACCCACCGTGGCAATCGACAGTCGCACGTCGAATTCGCCGGTCGCCGGGCTTCGAAGCACTTCTGTCGTGGTGCCTGCTCCGTTTGCCCAGGAGGTGGGGGAGAGCTGCGTGAAGCGAATGACGTGGGGTGTCGGCATGCCTCCATCATGCGCCCGCGTTGGTTCCCCGGTGCCTGCCTGATGCGGCGGACTGTCCAAGATGTGGGACAACTGGTGTGAATTGGTGGGGCCGAATCGCCGGATCTGCGGTGAGATGGTGTCATGGTCGATTCTCAAGCCCGCCCCGTCCGCGCCGCACGCGGGAGCATCCTCACCGCGAAAGCCTGGCCCCAGGAGGCCGTGATGCGCATGCTCATGAACAACCTCGATCCCGAAGTCGCCGAACACCCGGATGACCTTGTGGTGTACGGCGGTACAGGCAGGGCCGCCCGCAGCTGGGATGCCTACGACTCGATCGTGAAGTGCCTCACCGAGCTCGAATCCGACGAGACCCTCATCGTGCAGTCGGGCAAGCCGGTCGGCGTGCTTCGCACCCACGAGTGGGCTCCGCGGGTCATCATCGCCAATTCGAATCTCGTGGGCGACTGGGCGAACTGGGCGTACTTTCGCGAGCTCGAACGCCAGGGCCTGATGATGTACGGCCAGATGACGGCCGGATCGTGGATCTACATCGGCACGCAGGGCATTCTAGGTGGCACCTATGAGACCTTTGCCGAAGTGGCACGCCAGCGCTTCGGCGGCACCCTCGCCGGAACGATCACCCTCACCGGAGGATTGGGAGGGATGGGTGGTGCACAGCCTCTCGCCGTCACCATGAACGGGGGTGTCGCGATCTGCGTCGATGTCGATGACTCGCGAATCAAGCGTCGAATCGAACACGAGTACCTCGATGTGCAGGCCGCCGACATCGACGATGCCCTCCGGCTCGCGACGCAGGCCCGCGACGCGGGCGAGCCGCTCAGCATCGGGCTGCTCGGCAATGCCGCAGAGATATTTCCCGCCCTGCTCGCGCGCAAGGCGCCGATCGATGTCGTGACCGACCAGACTTCGGCCCATGACCCTCTGTCGTATCTCCCGGTCGAGGTGGCCTTCGATGAATGGAAGTCGGCCCGCGAAGCCGATTCCGCACTCTTCGTCGAGCAGTCTCGGCGCTCGATGCGTCTCCAGGTGGAGGCGATGGTGGGCTTTCTCGACCTCGGTTCTGAAGTATTCGACTACGGAAACAACATCCGCACAGAGGCGAAGACAGCAGGATACGACCGCGCTTTTGCGTTCCCGGGATTCGTTCCCGCATACATCAGGCCGCTGTTCGCCGAGGGTAAGGGCCCGTTCCGCTGGGTCGCCCTCTCGGGTGATCCAGCCGACATCGAGCGCACTGACCAGGCGATTCTCGAGCTCTTCCCCGAGAACGAGACGCTGCATCGCTGGATAACCATGGCCCAGGAGAAGGTGCACTACCAGGGACTGCCCGCCCGCATCTGTTGGCTGGGTGCCGGCGAGCGGCACCTGGCCGCCCTGAAGTTCAACGAACTCGTGGCTTCGGGCGAGATCACCGCCCCGATCGTTATCGGCCGCGATCACCTCGATGGTGGATCGGTCGCCTCTCCCTACCGGGAGACGGAGGCGATGAAAGACGGTTCGGACGCGGTTGCCGACTGGCCCCTGCTCAATGCCCTGCTCGCCACAGCCTCCGGCGCGACGTGGGTCTCGATCCACCACGGCGGCGGTGTCGGCATCGGCCGGTCGATCCATGCCGGGCAGGTCTCCGTGGCCGACGGTACCCCCCTGGCCGCCGAGAAGCTCGCGCGGCTGCTCTGGAATGACCCGGCGTCGGCCGTTCTTCGGCACGCAGACGCAGGCTATGAAGAAGCCATCGACGCTGCTGAGCGTCTCGGCATCACCGTCCCGATGCATCGGGGCTGACAGTGAGCCGTTTCGAGTGCATCCGCGTCACGGACGCAGCTAAACAGCACACGCCGGGATCGGCTGTGCCGTGAGCGAGGATGGCCGGGCATACTGGGCGAGAAATGCCTGGGTGCGGGGTGCGATCCGCGAGAACGTGCGTATCACCGCGGCCGCCGACGGCACGATCTCTGCGGTCGACACCGATACGCCGTGCGCCGCTGGCGATGTGGTTCTGGGCGGCGTTGTCTACCCAGGCGCCGTGAACGCGCACTCGCATGCTTTTCATCGCCTGCTGCGGGGCCGCACGCACGCCGATGGCGGCAGCTTCTGGACCTGGCGGGAACTGATGTACAAAGAGGCCGACGCGCTCGAACCCGACAGGTACGAGGCAATCGCCACCGCCGTGTACGGCGAGATGGTCGCGGCGGGGTGGACCTCGGTTGCTGAATTCCACTATGTGCATCACCGCACAGACGGCTCCCCGTACGGCCATCCGCACGCATTCGAGCAAGCCCTGGCCCGCGCAGCGACAACGGCGGGCATCCGACTCACGCTGCTCGACACCTGTTATCTCGCGGGCGGGTTCGGGCAGCCGCTGAGCCCGGGGCAGCGCCGGTTCGGCGACGGTACTGTGCGGGCCTGGCTCGACCGGCACCGCTCGCTGGGCGCTTCGCTGTCAGACGAGTTCGATGATCGGTTCGTCTCCGTGGGTGCAGCTGTTCACTCGGTGCGTGCGGTTCCCGTCGAGGCGCTCGAAATCCTGGCGGGCGAACTCGACCCCAGGCTCCCCCTTCACATCCACCTCTCGGAACAACCCGCGGAAAACGACGCCTGCCGCGAGGCCACAGGGCGCACGCCGACGGAGCTGCTGCACGATGTCGGCCTCCTTCGCCCGACCCTCTCGGCGGTGCATGCCACCCACCTCACCCCGAACGATGTGGGGCTGCTCGGTGAAGCTGGAGGCACCGTGGTGATGTGCCCCACGACCGAGGCAGACCTCGGGGATGGGATCGGCCCCGCACGGGCACTTCGCGACGCGGGCGTGCGGATCGCGCTCGGCACCGACCAGCATGCCGTTATCGACCCGTTCCTCGAGGCGCGCGGGCTCGAATACGGCGAACGACTCGCCTCCGGGCAACGGGGGCGCTTCAGCCCGCAGGAACTGCTCGCGGCAATGGGATCCGGCGGCTCCGCGAGCGTCGGGCGGCCGGTCGGCCTGATCGAACCCGGGCAGCCGTGCGACTTTATCGAGGTCGACCCGGGTAGCGCCCGAACATCAGGAAGTGAGCTCGGACAGATCGTGATGACCGGCACGGCCGCAGACGTCATGAGCGTCGTGATCGGTGCCGAGCGTGTCGCCCGTCGAGGCGTACACGAGACGCTGGGCGACATCGGGGCGTTCTTCGAAAGCGCGAGAGGCAGAAGATGAGCGAACTCATCACAGAGATCGGCGAACTGATGACCCAGGATGCCGAGCACAGCGTGCTCCGCAATGCAGCGGTGGTCGTCGACCAGGGCAGAATCGCCTGGATCGGGTCGTCGTCGCGGCCCCCTGCGGCAGACACCGTGACGCGCCTCGATGGCCGGGCCGTTCTGCCGGGCTGGGTCGATTCGCACAGTCATCTGATCTTCGCCGGAGATCGCACCCGCGAGTTCGAAGCGCGCATGGCAGGCGAGAGCTACACCGCGGGCGGGATCGCCGTCACAACGAATGCCACACGACAGATCGGCGACTCAGAACTCGGCCGGCTGGCCAGGGCCCGGGTGGCCGAGGCCGTGTCGCAGGGAACGACCTACCTCGAGACGAAGACCGGCTACGGCCTCACCGTGCGCGACGAGGAGCGCAGTGCATCCATCGCCCACGACGAAGTCGACGAGTCGACCTTTCTCGGCGCCCACCTCGTGCCCGATGGCCTCGACTCCGACGAGTACGTCGACCTCGTGTGCGGTGAGATGCTGGATGCTGTGCTCCCGTTCGTGCGCTGGGCCGACGTGTTCTGCGAACGCGGAGCCTTCTCGGTCGACCAGTCACGCCGCGTTCTCACTGCCGCTCGCGACGCCGGGCTCGGGCTGAGGGTGCACGGCAACCAGTTGGGCCACGGCGGGGGCATCCGGCTTGCCGTCGAGCTGGGGGCATCGAGCGTCGATCACTGCAACTACGTGTCGGCAGAAGACCTCGAGGCCCTCAGTGGCAGCTGGGCCGGGCGACAGGGCACCGTGGCAACCGTGCTCCCTGCCTGCGACCTCTCGACCAAGGCGCCCCTCGCCCCCGCGCGCCGCCTTCTCGATGCGGGTGTCGAGGTGGCGATCGCGACCAATTGCAACCCTGGCACGTCGTACACGAGCTCCATGGCGTACTGCGTTGCCACCGCGGTGCTGCAGATGGGGCTCAGCGTCGACGAAGCCGTTCGTGCCGCGACGCGCAACGGCGCCCTCGCACTGGGGCGCGAGGCCGGCCTCGACGCCGTGGGCTCGATCGTCGTCGGGCACCGGGCCGACCTGCACGCTCTCGACGCCCCCTCGGCGACCCATCTGGCCTATCGTCCCGGGGTGCCGCTCACTCACGGTGTCTGGCGACGGGGTGTCAGGGTGGTGTGATGAGGGGTTCGGTGTGACGCGCTCGATTTGACGGGAGTACGCCGATCAGTGCTTCACCAAGGCCGCAAGCTCGGTTCGAGTCGAGACACCGGCCTTTCGCAGGAGATTCGACACGTGGAATTTGACGGTGTTCTCGCTGATCCCCAGGTTCAGAGCGATTTCGCTGTTGCGCGCACCGGTGGCGACGAGTTGGAGCACCTCGCGTTCACGCCCAGACAGTTCGACGTGTTCGACGAACCTGTCGGGCTCGGCAGGAGGGTCCAGTGGCAGCCGGATGTCGAGGGATGATCCCCAGCCGGGCGTCGATGAAACCTGCAGTTCGCCATCAAGGGCAGAGACCCGCTCCGCAATGGGCCGCAGCGAATCGTCGTGCGCCGTCAGTTCACCGGCCCCGTCATCGCGGATTCCGATCAGCAGGTTGAGGCCATCGCAATCCCACTGGATGCGCACCCGTCGGGTATCGCGCTGGTAGACGAGGGCGAGCACGGCGCTCCTGACGATCGCTCGTGCTGAATGCGCGACTTCCCCGGGCAGCGCGCGGCCGGTCGTGGGGGGCTCGATGAACTGCACGTCGAGGTCACCGAACCTCTCGAGCGGGCGCAGGTCGCTGCGCAGGCGGGCGAATGCACCGGCGACGGGCTCGAGCATGCTGCTGCGCTGCTCGTCTGTCACCATGCGGAGCCCGACGAGCGCGGTGGTCGCGATGTCGATCGACAGGGTTCTCGCCGCCCGGTCGTCGAGGCGAGTCGATCGGAGAACGGCAAGCAGCGACTCCAGCGTCACCGCATGGCGATCGGCCTGTTCCGCCACCGTGCGCGCATGCTCGAGCAGGGACTGTCGGGAGGCGGGAGAGTCGAGCTCGGTGTGTTCACCCATACCCTCAACCTACCCGCTCAAGCCGACCTACTCTTTCGGGTAGGTATAACCCGCTGATCCGGCGGGTGCCTTTCGAGCACCGGCGCGGAAGCATGAAGGCATGGATGTTCTGCAGACCGGTGTCGGCCCCTCCCTGACGCGTATCGGCGATGAGCTCGGCGCCGTGATCGACCAGCTCGCTTCGGGGGAGAATACGTCGACCCCACTGGAACGCGTTGCCGACCTCATCGAGGGCTCCTCGCGCGTATTCGTTCTCGGTGCGGGGCGCTCAGGGCTCGCCCTGCAGATGACGGCGATGAGGCTGATGCACCTCGGCCTCGAGGTGCACGTGGTGGGAGAGGTCACGGCGCCAGCGATCGGTGCGAACGACCTCCTGCTCACCGCGAGCGGCTCGGGCGCCACCGGTGGAATCGTGCGCGCCGCCAACGTGGCTGTCGTCGCGGGAGCCCAGGTGGCAGTCATCACCACGGCTGACGACTCCCCCCTGGCGCAATACGCCTCAGCCGTCATCGTTGTGCCCGCCGCTGCAAAGCTCGACCGGACTGGTTCTGCGTCGGCCCAGTACGCGGGCAGCCTCTTCGAGCAGGCCGTGGTCGTTCTCGGAGACGCCCTGTTCGATTCCCTGTGGAAGCGCAGCGGGCAGAGTGCCGATGAACTCTGGCCCCGGCACGCCAACATCGAATAGCCCCTCCGCGTCAGCCCCCACGCTTCAGCCACCTTTTTCATCCACAAACCACCCGCACAACGAAGGAACACAATGAAACTGCAATTCGCCATGGACACCCTCACCACAGAGGTCGCACTCGAGCTCGCCGCGGCCGCCGCACCCTACGTCGACATCCTCGAACTCGGCACTCCGCTGATCAAGAGCGCCGGCCTCTCCGCCGTCACCGCGATCAAGGCGGCTCACCCCGACAAGATCGTCTTCGCCGACCTCAAGACCATGGATGCAGGGGAACTCGAAGCAGACATCGCCTTCACCGCCGGCGCTGACCTCGTCACTGTGCTCGGCTCGGCGGGAGACAGCACGATCATCGGCGCCGTCAAAGCGGCGAAGAAGCACGGAAAGGGAATCGTTGTCGACCTCATCGGTGTCGCCGACAAGCCCAAGCGGGCCAAGGAAGTGGTTGCTCTCGGCGTCGAGTTCGTCGAGATGCACGCCGGTCTCGATGAGCAGGCCGAGCCGGGCTTCACCTTCTCGAAGCTGCTCCGCGATGGTGAAACCGCTGGCGTACCATTCTCGGTCGCCGGCGGCGTAAACGCCGCGAGCGTCGCTTCGGTTCAGCTCTCAGGTGCCCTGGTGGCAGTGGCCGGCGGCGCCATCTACGGCGCTCCCGACGTGGGAGCCGCCGCAGCTGAGATCCGCGCAGCAATCATCTAGCACCGATCAACAGGGCCCGTCGAATCGGCTCCGTGGATCACACCGTCACCCGGGACCTGCGGAAACGCGCTCCCGGGTGGCTGTCTGGAAGGGTGCGCTGGCCCTCGCCGAAGAAGTGCTCGCGGAGGGTGGTGCCGACGAGCGACTCCTTGATGAGCCCGCGACGCCGGAGCTCCGGCATCACCTCAGCGAAGAAACGGTCGTTCCTGCCGTCGGGGTCGGGTTGCACGAGGAACCCGTCTGCACCGGTCTCCTCGATCATCGCCTCTGCCTGGTCGGCCACCTCGACGGCCGAGCCGAGGAACGGCTTGCCCATCACGCCATTCGCACGGAACTCCTCGAGCACCTCGCGAACGGTAGGGGCGCTCGGGCCGAGGAACCTCTCGACGTTGGTGCGACCGTTGTCGCCTGATGCCGCGGCCGAGGGGATCGGCTTGTCGGGGTCGAGCGCGAGAAGGTCGATTCCGGTGAAGTACGAGTAGAGCGTGGCAGCCTCCTCGAGGGAGACGGCAGCGATTGCCTCTTCGTATTCGGCAACGGCCTGTTCCATCGTGTCGGCCACCCGGAAGGTACCGGCGATGAGGCACCGCAGGGCGTCCGGCCCGCGGCCGTATTCGACGGCGCGGCGCCTGATGTCGGAGATCTGGTCGGCGAGTGCCTTGGACTCCGCAGCGAGGAACACGGCCTCGGCGTACCGGGCGGCCAGGTCGCGGCCGGCCTCAGATGCACCCGCCTGGAACAGCGTGGGCGTCACCTGCGGGCTGGGGGGTGTCACGAGCAGGCCCGTCGACTGGAAGTACGGCCCGTCGTGCTCGACCTCGTGCACCTTCGTCGGGTCGGCCCAGACTCCGGTGGCCGCGTCGCGCTTCCAGGCATCCGGCTCCCACGAACCCTCCCAGAGCTTCAGCGAGAGCTCGACGTGGTCGGCTGCCTTCGCGTAGCGGTCTGCGTGTGCCATGAGAGGCTCGCCGAAGAGCAGGGCCGAGGCGGCCTGGGCCGAGCCGGTCACGATGTTCCACCCGACGCGCCCGCGCGAGAGGTGGTCGAGAGTGCGGAACTGCCGCG contains:
- the hxlA gene encoding 3-hexulose-6-phosphate synthase, with the translated sequence MKLQFAMDTLTTEVALELAAAAAPYVDILELGTPLIKSAGLSAVTAIKAAHPDKIVFADLKTMDAGELEADIAFTAGADLVTVLGSAGDSTIIGAVKAAKKHGKGIVVDLIGVADKPKRAKEVVALGVEFVEMHAGLDEQAEPGFTFSKLLRDGETAGVPFSVAGGVNAASVASVQLSGALVAVAGGAIYGAPDVGAAAAEIRAAII
- a CDS encoding formimidoylglutamate deiminase, producing the protein MSEDGRAYWARNAWVRGAIRENVRITAAADGTISAVDTDTPCAAGDVVLGGVVYPGAVNAHSHAFHRLLRGRTHADGGSFWTWRELMYKEADALEPDRYEAIATAVYGEMVAAGWTSVAEFHYVHHRTDGSPYGHPHAFEQALARAATTAGIRLTLLDTCYLAGGFGQPLSPGQRRFGDGTVRAWLDRHRSLGASLSDEFDDRFVSVGAAVHSVRAVPVEALEILAGELDPRLPLHIHLSEQPAENDACREATGRTPTELLHDVGLLRPTLSAVHATHLTPNDVGLLGEAGGTVVMCPTTEADLGDGIGPARALRDAGVRIALGTDQHAVIDPFLEARGLEYGERLASGQRGRFSPQELLAAMGSGGSASVGRPVGLIEPGQPCDFIEVDPGSARTSGSELGQIVMTGTAADVMSVVIGAERVARRGVHETLGDIGAFFESARGRR
- the hutH gene encoding histidine ammonia-lyase yields the protein MTITSSAVGDVRSRRVEVGIGPLSFDDVVAVARRGAQVTLAEASLEEMARSRAVIDRLAEDSVPHYGVSTGFGALASKSIPVAMRERLQQSLVRSHAASSGTEVEREVVRALMLLRLSTLATGRTGVRPLVAEAYAAALNAGITPILGEYGSLGCSGDLSPLAHCALMIMGEGDVRDAEGIAMPASEALAAAGVNSVSLREKEGLALINGTDGMLGMLVLAITDLRRLVTLADIAAAMSIEGLRGTDAVFAADLQALRPHPGQAASAANMRAVLAGSPIIAEGAESFLRVQDAYSLRCAPQVHGAVRDTLEHAAVVAGRELESAVDNPVVTLDGRVESNGNFHGAPLGYVLDFIAIAVADLASISERRTDRSLDPARSHGLPPFLAGDPGVDSGLMIAQYTQAAIVSELKRLAVPASVDSIPSSAMQEDHVSMGWSAARKLRRAIDGAQRVIAIELLTASRAIDLRSPALPGPVSAAVVARIRERVAGPGPDRFLAPDIAALVELVVSDAILDAASGAAELV
- the hutI gene encoding imidazolonepropionase: MSELITEIGELMTQDAEHSVLRNAAVVVDQGRIAWIGSSSRPPAADTVTRLDGRAVLPGWVDSHSHLIFAGDRTREFEARMAGESYTAGGIAVTTNATRQIGDSELGRLARARVAEAVSQGTTYLETKTGYGLTVRDEERSASIAHDEVDESTFLGAHLVPDGLDSDEYVDLVCGEMLDAVLPFVRWADVFCERGAFSVDQSRRVLTAARDAGLGLRVHGNQLGHGGGIRLAVELGASSVDHCNYVSAEDLEALSGSWAGRQGTVATVLPACDLSTKAPLAPARRLLDAGVEVAIATNCNPGTSYTSSMAYCVATAVLQMGLSVDEAVRAATRNGALALGREAGLDAVGSIVVGHRADLHALDAPSATHLAYRPGVPLTHGVWRRGVRVV
- the hxlB gene encoding 6-phospho-3-hexuloisomerase; translation: MDVLQTGVGPSLTRIGDELGAVIDQLASGENTSTPLERVADLIEGSSRVFVLGAGRSGLALQMTAMRLMHLGLEVHVVGEVTAPAIGANDLLLTASGSGATGGIVRAANVAVVAGAQVAVITTADDSPLAQYASAVIVVPAAAKLDRTGSASAQYAGSLFEQAVVVLGDALFDSLWKRSGQSADELWPRHANIE
- a CDS encoding aminotransferase class I/II-fold pyridoxal phosphate-dependent enzyme, whose product is MTGPTSGWSARTLSAQLPAPRAALAAIPAYSSAPASAVPVSIRASSNEAPDGVSSLVKAAVLARLETANRYPLLGATEVARAIADHLGADESEVAVADGSLSLLNYLLLAYCTPGSTVVAAWRSYEAYPICIRTAGAEPVLVPNTPDGGHDLDAMAAAVNASTAAVIVCTPNNPTGVALTHTAIIRFLAQVPPRVLVVLDEAYLDFDDSADPPRSRELLAAHANLAVLRTFSKAYGLAGLRMGYVVAHPKVIGSLRKVLPPFPVSALTAAAAVAAIGDQAYREAIVCAVIDQRAALVRMLDQRGVAHTDSRSNFVWLPLGDASQTLGALCAERGMSTRVFAGEGIRVSLGEPGLLEAFTDAIDALLGDVTAA
- a CDS encoding helix-turn-helix transcriptional regulator, whose translation is MGEHTELDSPASRQSLLEHARTVAEQADRHAVTLESLLAVLRSTRLDDRAARTLSIDIATTALVGLRMVTDEQRSSMLEPVAGAFARLRSDLRPLERFGDLDVQFIEPPTTGRALPGEVAHSARAIVRSAVLALVYQRDTRRVRIQWDCDGLNLLIGIRDDGAGELTAHDDSLRPIAERVSALDGELQVSSTPGWGSSLDIRLPLDPPAEPDRFVEHVELSGREREVLQLVATGARNSEIALNLGISENTVKFHVSNLLRKAGVSTRTELAALVKH
- a CDS encoding HutD/Ves family protein, translated to MPTPHVIRFTQLSPTSWANGAGTTTEVLRSPATGEFDVRLSIATVGAAAPFSPLPGIDRALMVLATEGLDLVVDGSAVSLAQYEVLTFGGEAAVSVAGGPDGHDLNLMVRHGTGTPVLEAVKVDGRYESPADTVAIVVLDGSLSALGAPLAFGDTIFGGTVAIRGTGVVAVASIRPQ
- a CDS encoding NtaA/DmoA family FMN-dependent monooxygenase (This protein belongs to a clade of FMN-dependent monooxygenases, within a broader family of flavin-dependent oxidoreductases, the luciferase-like monooxygenase (LMM) family, some of whose members use coenzyme F420 rather than FMN.), which encodes MKKTLTIGMFHVTRARPTWRTPGFDGPDFTDIEYWTDLAKACEANGADFLFLADSYGYPTADDQVIPNAIERDVNFSTIDPQMLISALAAVTEHIGLVTTVSTMVESPPVVTRQFRTLDHLSRGRVGWNIVTGSAQAASALLFGEPLMAHADRYAKAADHVELSLKLWEGSWEPDAWKRDAATGVWADPTKVHEVEHDGPYFQSTGLLVTPPSPQVTPTLFQAGASEAGRDLAARYAEAVFLAAESKALADQISDIRRRAVEYGRGPDALRCLIAGTFRVADTMEQAVAEYEEAIAAVSLEEAATLYSYFTGIDLLALDPDKPIPSAAASGDNGRTNVERFLGPSAPTVREVLEEFRANGVMGKPFLGSAVEVADQAEAMIEETGADGFLVQPDPDGRNDRFFAEVMPELRRRGLIKESLVGTTLREHFFGEGQRTLPDSHPGARFRRSRVTV
- the hutU gene encoding urocanate hydratase encodes the protein MVDSQARPVRAARGSILTAKAWPQEAVMRMLMNNLDPEVAEHPDDLVVYGGTGRAARSWDAYDSIVKCLTELESDETLIVQSGKPVGVLRTHEWAPRVIIANSNLVGDWANWAYFRELERQGLMMYGQMTAGSWIYIGTQGILGGTYETFAEVARQRFGGTLAGTITLTGGLGGMGGAQPLAVTMNGGVAICVDVDDSRIKRRIEHEYLDVQAADIDDALRLATQARDAGEPLSIGLLGNAAEIFPALLARKAPIDVVTDQTSAHDPLSYLPVEVAFDEWKSAREADSALFVEQSRRSMRLQVEAMVGFLDLGSEVFDYGNNIRTEAKTAGYDRAFAFPGFVPAYIRPLFAEGKGPFRWVALSGDPADIERTDQAILELFPENETLHRWITMAQEKVHYQGLPARICWLGAGERHLAALKFNELVASGEITAPIVIGRDHLDGGSVASPYRETEAMKDGSDAVADWPLLNALLATASGATWVSIHHGGGVGIGRSIHAGQVSVADGTPLAAEKLARLLWNDPASAVLRHADAGYEEAIDAAERLGITVPMHRG